Within Conger conger chromosome 3, fConCon1.1, whole genome shotgun sequence, the genomic segment GTATCGTAGTACACAGAAATGTGCCTCGGGCTAGTAAAGCAGTTTTGGTTTCGTCTGAACTGacagaagaggagaaaaaagaagaatgttgagagagagccagagaaagagaaagaagaacagatgattgggagagagagaaaaggagagcgaaagagagagaggggggagagggaaagggagagagacagagagggagaaagagagagggagagagatagagagcgggagagagagggaacgagaaagggagatagagagcgggagagagagaatggaggtGAACTCACATGCAGGAAGCCATTTTCAGGTCCCTCAGGTACTGGCAGGTGCCGTGGATACAGAAGTCCAGGAACTTGTTCTGACAGGGATTCCTCTTCTTCCCCTGTCCTTTCCCCGGccttcttttctttccttttccccTCCTGCGCTTCCCCTCGTTCCCCTGGGTGGTGAGCACCGCGGAAGGGTCCTGCGGTTTGCTGGAGAAGGCcactgaggagaggagagagaccagGCGGCCACGTTCAGAGCCGAGCTCACCATTTCAATCACAGGCCAGCCAAACTGTCCAATCAGAGAacggggcagcctgcagcctagagGCTGCATTGCATGACTGGGACGCGGAAgggtggtggttcaagccccagtgtgaccatgataagatctgcacagctgggcccttgagcaaggcccttaaccattatcccctacttagtctaatcaactgtaagttgctttagataaaagcatcagctaaataactgaagTCACGTAAAGCCTGCACTTCGCTGAGTCACACTGGAGCTCAATGCTGACACAGATTGCCATCAGATACTTGGAAGAGAACTCGTCACTTCTCTAACAAGAAGGAACAGATCTTCACATTTCCACCATGCCCTCACCCGTCTCCCACATCCGGCCCTCTTACCCTCTTATGTACCACCAGATCTTTATCACGTGACTCGTTTCACACGCCACCCAAAAAGAGACCGCAGATTGTAAGATACAAAAAGAAGACTGCTTTTGCGGCATTAGTTGTGACTATAATCTAGGGGAGGACATTTCAGTGAGTGGGGTTCCATTTGCTGATGTGCTAAACATTGTGCCCATAGCTTTAAACTGTAAGGGTCTAAACGAGACtatgaaaaacacaaataaatcgGTGTGACCTTGGGCTAAAGGCCCAAGTTAATCTTTTAAtagttttccaaaaactgtaacagaaataaatagattttaaaagGCATGCCATGAAGTTATGCCACGCCATAATTGCGTATGCAAGGTTTGGTTCAGGTTAAAATTAGGGTAAATTTAGCTAATCTTTATTCGATGCAAGTAAATGACGTTGCTGTACTTTCATGAGCAGATTAGAACACCATGCCCATTTCCTGCAGTTCCTGGGATTGACAGTTTTCCCGCCTCACTGTAAAATCGTTGGATAAAACTAACGCTTTATCGTCACCCGGAAACGTCATATCAGACGTAAACAAGCAGGGGTACCATCACGCAAAATACACATCAATCTGACACAGCAAAGTTCTGTGTTAAAACCAACACTAACTCAGTTTACAGTATCTACATCCAATGGGAACCAGGTTAGCTCGTAGTGAAGGCTACTCTCTCTCGCATTTACTCGCTCTGCGACCTTAAAATGAAACGACCTACCACTTGCAATCACTGTGGCCTACTTAGACACTAATGACTTCAGTGGCTCGGCTCATGTTTCTGTCAACATACGGAGTCACGTTGTACCAGTGTTATGGGACAATGTGCATCGATATGATGCGTTAATAATTCACACCTGGGGCAGCCACGGATATCCCGGTTCTGCAATGTGACTTCGCTGGGTTTCCAGATCCATTCTGTGCCATGTTGTGCCAATGATAATCATTAGGGAATTGGGTTTATAACTCCACAGCTAGGTTACATTCACAGACATGTCACTGCGTgtatacccttgagcaaggcagaTATTGTGAGCTACTTTTGAGTAAATATCCAGTTGTATTAACAGATGAATGTAATATATCCTAAGCTTTTTACTTCGTTGTTCATAAGACCCCTTTAAGTTGTAAGTAGCTAGTACCTCTCGGCAGTTCGACTCCGTAGTCCCCAGATGGGTAgtcttcatcctcttcatcatAGTAGTCATGTTCGCCGACGCCGTCGTGCTGCACGTCAGTCAGGGGCTCAAACAGATTTATCACCGCTGTCTGCGCCGGCTTCGCACTCACATGCTTGTCGATCGAGGCGCCGCCGACCAGCCTGGGCACCGCTGGAGAAACAGAAAAGACCTTAGAATGCAACTTCACTTCACGACTCGTCTACCCAATTCAGATGATACctcaaattggaaaaaaaaaacccgtcggtcagtctcaacaagtaaGAACGACGTGTGCGGTCTGGACGAGTCACGGCAGGTTACGGTATTCAAGCGCGCTGCAAAACAAGCACCCTCCCCACTACTTCAAAAGCATGCTCCACGTCAAGTAGGCTGTCGGAGCTGGCTCAGAATCTGACTTCTGAAATACGAGTAGGCAAACAGGCTACAGCTTTGGGTCCATGGAAACATCGCATGGATACATGCAAACTCTATAACTCTTCACACGgtttgacattatttttttgGCACCGCTCCTTATGTAAAACTTGTTTTGTACATCGACTTGAACACTTTAACCGTGCACTTCAAGAGGGTAACTTCAAAGTAACATATCGTAATGGCTGCAGTTTTACTGCAAAATAAGCACGTTGAATTCCAGTGGCGTTGTCAAATGATGTTCAAATGAGGAAACCAGCGTGAAAAGCAAAAGACCAAGTCGTGTCTATGAAGTGTGTAGGCTAAGTATATAGCCTTCAAACACTACGCCGCAGAAAAAGTGTCACTCTGCTACTTACCGAAGGCATGGATGAGTAGAACCAACACTTTGAAAATATTCATATTGTTCGTCTTCGAAAAAATGGAAAGGGTAGAGTTGTATTTCCAAATATCAGACGGGTTGCAGTTTAATCGTCAATTATATTACACTACTCTCGCCAAACCAACTTTATTGGGTACTGATTAAAATTCCCGTGTGGCGAGCCTGCTCAGATTGCTCGGGTAGACTAGTACGCGGTTTCAACTCAGTCACACTATGCTTGAACACACTAACGACAGCGTCGTAGTCGCCCCTTTTATATATCTAGCTCGAGCCTCACGCCACGCCACGCCTCCTTCAAGCTCGCGGCATTGACACTTTCTTATAGCATCTATAAGCAAACAACAAGCATTTGGCGGCACCTACTGGGAGAATTTAGACATGATAAGCAGTAAGTCTCAACCAAGGTCTCAACAATATCCAATGAATGTTGTATGAGGCTAAACACAGGGAAAACGTAGCCTGCAGAAGTTTTACTCTACCTGAATTACTTGTCGGTACAAGCCgtacattaacattaataaaGGCGTGAAAATATTCCTGCAATTAAGCTacgtggaaaaaacaaaacaatttttcaacaacaaattcttacagacatatttatctGACAATACTCAAATGAAAAGCTTTATGCCGCACTAGCAGAATGTAAAATTatcttaaaatgtaatattatgatCAAAATTTATATTGAAATTAACACTATAAATGGAAATGAACTGGAGGACCAATTAGACTCTGGATCGAGTGTAAAGGGATACAATCATTTTATATACTTCTATTCAAATTTGCTAAAGCTACTATTTAATTTCCGAGACAAGTTGACAGACATAGgctattgtattattttaaaacaaaaaactggaAGGATTTTAGAAGGAAATTAGAAAATGGAAAGTTTGCCTAAAtgttaaacaaatataaaatgtgtgtatttttatttttcgttttcgttttttttgtttctgtttcctaTGAGATGATGGAGTTTCACGCTAATAGGGAGTTTTTAAGTTATGATTGACATGACAGTATGCGTAGCGTGTCGGACTTTCGCTGcttcaaagacaaaaacaaaaactcgcAGACAATCTCTCCTGGTACATTCCTAAATACCGCGTTGCTTGGGTTCGTGTCGGTTCCCATGCAAACTATTTTCACAGTGTAAGCCACAAAGCTGTTAAATAGTCACGATTTACAATTCCTTGTCCACTAGGCGGCACTGACACACGATACAGCATAGCCTCCTACAGGAAGAACttcaaaaggtaaaaaaaactaaagaccGAAATGGTTCAACGGACCAAAATGAGTAAAAACTCATAGCTTGCGACCTGCTAGCTCTCAGTTAACGCACGACAAGCCTTCCTGACGCACTGAACGGATTCGTCCGCGAACGATACATCACCATCAAGTAATCGATGCGTCAGGCCTGCTCTCCGGCATCATAATCGATTGCTGTGGTCTGGCGTCACATGTCTTGTTTTGGGAAAGATGGCTGAAGAAGCCAAAGAGTCGGACGCGACAGCTGCCGAGTGCGACAAGAGCGAGCAAGCGGTACAGGTACTGGAAGGCGTACAGGAAAGCAAAAGCGCCAgcgatgaagaagaagaagaagatggagTCAAAGACAAGCAGTCGCCCAACAGCAACTGGTCGGCGCCCATATTGTCGCTGGCCCGGAAAGCTTCAGAGACTCTGAGCAGCGGGGTCAGCTACGGGACCGCTTTGAGAAACGCCACTTCGGTCTCCGTGGGCTTACCGACCAAGCACTCTCCCGAGGATGATGACGGAACCGCCGGCAAGCTTCCAGGCAGGGGCGCCCGCAGGATGTATGTCCAAGGTACGCAGACAAAAACAAGTCTAGCCCAATTGTGGACACTGCCTCGcccattaaatacatttaactaTCTATAGTGATACACAGTTACCACAACTGTTAACAATTTTACCACGTCATTAATCCACCACTTCAACACTTCAATGAGACAAAACAGAAACTTTGACCTAGCCTATATTCTCCATTTTAAGATGCGCGACCACTAAATCAACAAATATTAGCTTCGCATAGGTCCCACTAGTAGGTAGCAACTAATCGTCTCCTAACGTCTAGCTGGGCCGACTGGCAGGCTTGATAATCACCGGCTGTCATTGTCTCGTGAGATGTTGCCCGTTTTCACGTTTTGTTTATGATCTAACGTTATATGTAAAACGAAAAGCCATGAAATCAACCCAGCGAAAAGCGAAAACATATGAGGCACGCAATGTTATGTGGGtgacctgtagcctagttaATGCCTACAAACAATCTCCTCCTATATATAACTAGGTAGTGGACACTGAAAATAAGGTTCACTATAACTGCGAAGAGCATTATCTCCGATTCGCTCCTCTGAATTTCTCTGTACAGTTCATTAGTCGATTGGCAGTCGATTGTAgtcaaagcaacttacaaaagTGCAACACCAGCCGAGCAAGGGACGGCTAGAATCATGTAAGTTAACACCCtctgttggttttgtttttggtccAACAGTATTTGCAACATCtcaactataaaaaaaaaacgaagtgCTCTCAAATAGACTTCCTCAATTGAGGCCACATTGTGCCAGATTTGCGTGTCATGAGCCTCATGATGAGGTAGACATGTTTGCAGCACTGGACTGTTTTTTTGTCGGTTGTGTAGCCACTGAAACCGTAGACAACAGGTTGGACCTTGAAATAgatggactacagcagcagacgaccagtctaatacatacctaataatgtgctcactgagtgtatgtttatgAAGTATGGTTAACATTTGAGAAATAGGAAAGTACAAGCTGTGTTTTTGGCGGGTGCTTTGGGGTTCAGTCATCAGCCGATGACTAGAGAGTGCGGCTCTGACTTTGTTTCTATCGGTTATTCGTCCTGTCAGTGTGGATTCGgagaatcaatcaatcaagctTTATTGATCTCATACATGAACGTGAGATTTGTTGTTCCCATATGTATCTATACACAATAATAAAACGCAATAAAGTAGAACAGAATTCAAACGGAACGTAtaagctttattattattattattattattattattattattattattatattttcatctGTTGTATTGATCCGTGTAAGGCACATTGAGTTGCTCTCTCTacgaaatgtgctatataaataaaatgcgaTCGATCGATTGATTGACTGCGCCGGTTGCAGAATCCTCGGCGAAGGACTCGATGGCGGTGGAGCGGTCCAACCTGCTGAGCATGATGAAGCTGAGCGTGAAGGTTCTGATCCAGGCCTCCCTCGCCCTGGGCCGCTCCCTGGACTCGGACTACCCGCCCCTGCAGCAGTTCTTTGTGGTTCTGGAGCACTGTCTGAAGCACGGGCTCAGAGGTGAGGGGACGCAGCCTAGCGGCTaaagtgcctgtagcctagtggctaaggtgcctgtagcctagtggctaaggtgcctgtagcctagtggctaaggtgcctgtagcctagtggctaaggtgcctgtagcctagtggctaaggtgcctgtagcctagcggctaaggtgcctgtagcctagcggctaaggtggctgtagcctagcggctaaagtGCCTGTAGTCTAGAGGCTAAAGTGCCTGTAGTCTAGAGGCTAAAGTGCCTGTAGTCTAGAGGCTAAAGTGCCTGTAGTCTAGAGGCTaaagtgcctgtagcctagaggctaaagtgcctgtagcctagaggctaaagtgcctgtagcctagaggctaaagtgcctgtagcctagaggctaaagtgcctgtagcctagaggctaaagtgcctgtagcctagaggctaaagtgcctgtagcctagaggctaaagtgcctgtagcctagaggctaaagtgcctgtagcctagaggctaaggtgcctgtagcctagcggctaaggtgcctgtagcctagcggctaaggtgcctgtagcctagcggctaaggtgcctgtagcctagaggctaaagtgcctgtagcctagaggctaaagtgcctgtagcctagaggctaaagtgcctgtagcctagtggctaaagtgcctgtagcctagtggctaaagtgcctgtagcctagtggctaaagtgcctgcaggctagtggctcaGGTGAGCCAtgttgggggcgacatggctcaggcagtaagagcggtcgtctggcagtcggagggttgccggttcgatcccccgcccggactgtgtcgaagtgtccctgagcaagacacttaacccccaaatgctcccgacgagctggtcggcaccttgcctggcagccaattgccgttggtgtgtgagtgtgtgtatgaatgggtgaatgagaagcatgaattgtacagcactttggataaaggcactatataaatgccaaccgtttaccatttaggTGCCTGTagtcctagtggctaaggtttaTTCAAGGTTATCCAAGTTTATTTACCAGTATAGTACTTctcatgtgtctgtctgtctgtcttgttcTGCGTGTGAtggctgtctgtctggctgtctgtTGGCAGGTAAGAAGTCCTTCATCGGTCAGAGTAAGTCCATCTGGGGCCCTCTGGAGCTGGTGGAGAAGCTGTGCCCTGAGTCCTCCGACATCGCCATCAGCGCCCGGGACCTCCCGGGAATCAAGTGAGCCCCCCGCCCTCCCTGTGGGTCTGGGTTTGAgtcacgtgtgagtgtgtgagtgtgtgtgtgtgtgtgtgtgtgtgtgtgtgtgtgtgtgtgtgagtgtgtgtgtgtgtgtgtgtgtgtgtgtgtgtgagtgtgagtgtgagtgtgagtgtgagtgtgagtgagtgtgtgtgtgtgtgtgtgtgtgtgtgagagagagagagagagaaaatgtgtgtgtgtgtgtgtgtgtgtgtgagagatgtatATCTCCCTGTAACCCTCAGGACCGGGTTGGGGAGGGGCCGGGCGTGGCTGCACTTGGCCCTCATGCAGAAGAAGGTGGCCGACTACCTGAAGGCTCTCCTGGACCGCCGGGACCTGCtgaggtgaacacacacactcacacacacacacacacacacacactcacacacacacacacactcacactcactcacactcactcacacacgcactcactcacactcactcaccctcacacactcaccctcacacacacacacactcacacacacacgcacgcactcactcacactcactcaccctcacacactcaccctcacacacacacacactcacacacacacacacacactcacacacacacacacacacacacactcacactcactcactcactcacacacacacacacacacacacacacacacacacacacacacacacacacacacacactcacactcacacagacacatactctcTTACACGCCGTACACACATATGCCCACACCCATAAGCATTCATCAGGTCCTTTTGTTTCAAAGTGCCCTTGCAGGTTGTTGTAAGTCCTTGACTTCTGCATCAGAAATACCAAAGGAATACTCGGGGAGATTAAaaacatgctctctctctctctctgtcccctctgtcccctctgtcccctctctctctctctttctcccccctctctctctctctctctctctctctctccctctcccccctctctctctccctctccccctccccccctctctctctctccctctctctctctcccccctccctctctctcccccctcccccctctctctctctctctctctctctctctccctctccccctccccctccccccctctctctctctccctctccctctccccctcccccccctctctctctctctctctccctctctccctctctctctctctctctctctctctccctctccccctccccctccccccctctctctctctccctctccctctccccctcccccccctctctctctctctctctccctctctccctctctctctctctctctctccctctctccctccccccccctccctctctctccccccccccctatctctctctctctctctccctccccccccctccctccctccccctcccccccctctctctctcagtgagttCTATGAGGGTGGGGCTctggtgatggaggaggagggctcTGTGATCGTGGGGATGCTCGTGGGGCTCAACGTCATCGACGCCAACCTGTGTGTGAAAGGGGAGGACCTGGACTCCCAAGTGAGCATCCATTCGCCCTCGTCCACCAATCACCTGTCAGCTCCTACCCCTCTCCACCAATCACCTGTCAGCTCTTTCCCCTCATCCACCtggcactgttttggaaagctgaccgtgacaaacacagcagagcctgccgtcttttcctAGTGTTctcgtaagaaaatgtttgccgaacattgtgagcaagcaagttatttggctacgtaACTAGCTGACCAAGATAAGATAGTCcaccacaaatgatgcaactgtagcttacagtttgagagaaataaaggtttagctaaacacggatgattgaacatgtaaagagataaaaggaacatgtagctgcccaaattgcacttcagacaagcgatcactaacaacaagcaaatgagctattacTAATTAGCTTCCCTAAATATCCACCTAAAGGACAaggcttgtgcaatcgctactatgttcatattgcctatattttttaataagtggatatttgtgaatttgtcaagctaactacagttacatttacatttacattttagtcatttggcagacgcttttaatccaaagcgacttacaagtgcataggttcttccacaagtcaaagcagtTAATTTGCTTGCTGCTACTGATAACAAAGTGGTATAGTTTTATaattagatatgtagtcttcgcttggataataaacAATAGTGTACAGTTTCAGTGAccacttgtctggagtgcaatttgggcagctacacgaacaatctgaataagcccccatgccattggctgtggcagttagaaccaattttcaaccaatgagcttgaattgttgtacagctgtataatgctttgatacagagtgacggcccaacaaatgtacactttgaaacccaaatttaaggatgataaacacaggcagagggtgagtcaacatgtcagtgagcctttttcaatggtaGGAAGGGATTTTCTATGGTCTTGTaactatgttttaacacaaaagtctgaccgattgtacctttaaagtggTTGAGCAGTATGTCTGCTGTGAGCACAGCGTCTCCATGTGTGTTGTCAGGTGGGCGTCATCGACTTCTCCCTGTACCTGAAGGACCCTCAGAGCAGCGACAGCCAGAAggagtgagacacacacacccacgcgcacgcacgcacacacacacacacgcatgcgcacacgcacgcacacacacacacgcacacacacacactcgcacgcacacacacacacacacactcacacacacacacacacacacacacacacactcgcacacacacacacacacacacacacacacacacactcgcacacacacacacacacacgcacacgcacacacacacacacacgcacgcacactcgcacgcacacacacactcacacacacactcgcacacacacacactcgcacacacacacacacacacgcgcacacacgcacacacacacacacacacactcgcacacacacgcacacacacgcacacacacgcacacacacacactcgcgcacacacaaacacacacacactcacacacacacacacacacacacacacacacactcgcacacacacacgcacacacacacacacacgcacgcacactcgcacgcacacacacactcacacacacactcgcacacacacacactcgcacacacacacacacgcacacacacacgcgcacacacgcacacacacacacacacactcgcacacacacgcacacacacgcacacacacacacacacacacacgcacacacacacactcgcgcacacacacacacacacacactcacacacacacacgcgcacacacactcgcacacacacacacacacacactcgcacacacacacacacacacacacacactcgcacacacacacacacacacacacacacactcgcacacacacactcacacacacacgcgcacgcacacacacacacacacgcacgcacactcgcacgcacactcgcacgcacacacacactcacacacacactcgcacacacacacactcgcacacacacgcgcacgcacacacacacacacacgcacgcacactcgcacgcacacacacactcacacacacactcgcacacacacacactcgcacacacacacacacgcacacacacacacacgcacacacacacactcgcgcgcacacacacacacacgcactcacacgcacacacacatacacgcgcacacacacactcgcacacactcgcacacacacacgcacacacacacactcgcacacacactcgcacacacacacacacctctccgtTTCTCCTCCCTTCTTTCTGcacttcttttctttctctccgccTCTCTAACTCCCTCCCCTGTTTCTCCCAGCGATGGGAAGATGACCGCCATTCTGGATCAGAAGCACTACATCGAGGAGCTGAACCGACACCTGAGGTAaggttcatacacactctcatgcacacacacactctcccattCACATATacgcacaaacactcatacacaaacacacgccatacacacactcacacacactcacacatgcactcctgCACTGTAATTGTGGTATCTGGTATCTTAGCAAATGGTATCTTCTCTGTTGTCTGTTGGTCCGTCGGTCACCGGacgctctctgtctgtctgtctgtctgtctgtctgtctgtctgtctccacaGCTGCACAGTCACAGACCTGCAGGCTAAGATGGACTCCCTGGAGAAGACAAACTCCAAACTCATCGAGGAGGTAGGACTGCTGCGCCTCTCAGTGCGTGTGGAGAggcctgtgttcagtgtgttcagtgtgttcagcgtgttcagcgcgttcagtgtgttcagtgtgttcagcgtgttcagcgtgttcagcgtgttcagcgtgttcagcgtgttcagcgtgttcagcgtgttcagtgtgttcagcgtgttcagcgtgttcagggtGTTCAGCGTGTGCAGCGTGTTCAGCGTGTGCAgcgtgttcagcgtgttcagcgtgttcagcgtgttcagtgtgtttctgtacgtCTGTGTGAAAGGGGGTgtttgtctgtatctgtgtctcaTTTTCACACCTCTCACTGAGGGCTGTCAGCTGACTgcagcgtgtgcgtgtgcgtgtgtgtgtgtgtgtgtgtgtgtgtgtgtgtgtgtgtgtgtgtgcagctgacTGCAGCGACAGACCGGATTAACGCTCTGCGGGAGGAGCAGGACCAGCTCAGACACGAGAACACGAGCATCCTACAGTGCAgcaggaagaaggaggaggtgagtctcactcacacacacacacacacacacacatatacacacacacacacacacacacacacacacacacacacacacactcactcacacacacacacacacacacacacacacacacacagacgctctctcacaggtgtacacagacacacacacacacacacacacacacactcac encodes:
- the LOC133124885 gene encoding proheparin-binding EGF-like growth factor; protein product: MNIFKVLVLLIHAFAVPRLVGGASIDKHVSAKPAQTAVINLFEPLTDVQHDGVGEHDYYDEEDEDYPSGDYGVELPRVAFSSKPQDPSAVLTTQGNEGKRRRGKGKKRRPGKGQGKKRNPCQNKFLDFCIHGTCQYLRDLKMASCICQPGYSGERCHLFSLPVTTDEGNFSRTTALAVVAVALSSLCLTAIAILLAIRYHKRGAYNVESEEKVRLGSEPHH
- the rufy1 gene encoding RUN and FYVE domain-containing protein 1, yielding MAEEAKESDATAAECDKSEQAVQVLEGVQESKSASDEEEEEDGVKDKQSPNSNWSAPILSLARKASETLSSGVSYGTALRNATSVSVGLPTKHSPEDDDGTAGKLPGRGARRMYVQESSAKDSMAVERSNLLSMMKLSVKVLIQASLALGRSLDSDYPPLQQFFVVLEHCLKHGLRGKKSFIGQSKSIWGPLELVEKLCPESSDIAISARDLPGIKTGLGRGRAWLHLALMQKKVADYLKALLDRRDLLSEFYEGGALVMEEEGSVIVGMLVGLNVIDANLCVKGEDLDSQVGVIDFSLYLKDPQSSDSQKDDGKMTAILDQKHYIEELNRHLSCTVTDLQAKMDSLEKTNSKLIEELTAATDRINALREEQDQLRHENTSILQCSRKKEEVSRQDSQVELETYRQSRQGLDEMYTEVWKQYKEEKHIRQELERELELQVGLKQEMEVAMKLLEKDTHEKQDTLAALRMQLDQVKTLNLQMFHKAQDTSRIVQKKEEEAAHLEEKINQMSGTMKDLEDRMESSERTRRQALAQEQQAHKELEGRVEALQRQLSELDTLRLGLEAELHGEKQQRQGLQRELQREQDNSAELRTQLQQLQGLQKELQTLSQEKKQLQTTCEEQEQALQEMGLHLSQSKLKMEDFKEVNKALKGHAWLKDDEATQCKKCQKEFSISRRKHHCRNCGDIYCSHCSSNELALPSYPRPVRVCDICHSMLLQRSSSTTS